Proteins found in one Ornithorhynchus anatinus isolate Pmale09 chromosome 8, mOrnAna1.pri.v4, whole genome shotgun sequence genomic segment:
- the CCR9 gene encoding C-C chemokine receptor type 9, producing MADSTKLISWSSFLSAIDGDDSEFTTSLDDYYYNITENVFCEKSNVRLFAKNFIPPLYWTVFTAGILGNSLVILVYWYCSQMKTMTDMFLLNLAIADLLFLFTLPFWAVAAADQWKFQNTTCKLVNSMYQMNFYSSMLLLTCIGMDRHIVIVQATRAFSWKQKRVVYSKVICLCIWMVATALCIPELTFSQATETNDVMTCTVVYPDDGTTMLKASFMMLRFILGFFLPLLVMVCCYATIIHTLLQTKRSSKHRAFKVAIAVLIVFILSQFPFNSLLLVKTIATFKPSEDRAFISSCALSTKLDIGFQITQTLAFFHSCLNPVVYVFVGEKFRQDLRKVLKKLGCIRKTSTWREGKGLSSTLLETTSGALSL from the exons ATGGCTGATTCAACAAAACTGATTTCATG GTCATCATTTCTTAGCGCTATCGATGGAGACGATTCTgaattcacaacttctctggatgATTACTACTATAACATCACTGAAAATGTCTTCTGTGAGAAATCTAATGTCAGGCTCTTTGCAAAAAATTTCATCCCCCCACTCTACTGGACTGTGTTCACCGCGGGCATTTTAGGGAACAGTCTGGTGATTTTGGTCTACTGGTACTGTAGCCAGATGAAGACCATGACGGACATGTTCCTCCTGAATCTGGCAATTGCagatctcctctttctcttcactcTCCCCTTCTGGGCGGTTGCAGCCGCTGACCAGTGGAAGTTCCAGAATACCACGTGTAAACTGGTCAACAGCATGTACCAAATGAACTTCTACAgctccatgcttcttctcacttgCATCGGCATGGACCGGCACATTGTGATCGTCCAAGCCACGAGAGCTTTTAGCTGGAAGCAGAAAAGGGTCGTTtacagcaaagtgatttgcctctGCATCTGGATGGTGGCCACGGCTCTCTGCATCCCGGAACTCACCTTCAGCCAAGCCACGGAGACGAATGATGTGATGACCTGCACCGTGGTTTACCCTGACGACGGAACTACCATGCTCAAGGCCTCATTCATGATGCTGAGATTCATTCTggggttcttccttcccctcctggtcATGGTTTGTTGTTATGCCACCATCATCCACACCCTGCTTCAAACCAAGAGGTCATCCAAGCACAGAGCCTTCAAGGTGGCCATCGCCGTCCTCATCGTTTTTATCCTCTCCCAGTTCCCGTTCAACAGCCTTCTCCTGGTGAAGACTATTGCTACCTTTAAGCCTAGTGAAGACAGGGCATTTATCTCCAGCTGTGCCCTCTCTACTAAACTCGACATAGGTTTCCAGATCACCCAGACCTTGGCATTCTTCCACAGCTGCCTGAACCCAGTTGTCTACGTGTTTGTGGGCGAGAAGTTCCGCCAGGATCTCCGAAAAGTCCTGAAGAAACTGGGGTGCATCAGAAAGACCTCAacgtggagggaaggaaagggactgAGCTCCACGCTGTTGGAAACAACATCCGGGGCACTGTCCCTTTAA